Below is a window of Nyctibius grandis isolate bNycGra1 chromosome 12, bNycGra1.pri, whole genome shotgun sequence DNA.
CCTGCAGCACATCCAGGCCCACACCAACAGCACAGGTTGGAGCCCTTGGCACCCCCTCCGGGACCCCGCACAGCTCCCCAGAACCTCAGCTCGCAGCCAGCGCGGCACTGCCAAGCCTCTGCATGCCCCCGCCCCACGAGCTGCAGCCCCGGGGGCACTGCGCCGCCAGCCTCTGCTAACGGGGCTTGTCCCGGGGCACCCCGCAATTCCCCTGCGTGTCCCCCACGAGCTGGGgagccccagggtggggggggtcccccatTCGGGTCACCTTTTCAAGCATCCCATCCCCGCAGGGCTCTGGGGCCTGGTGAACAACGCCGGCTTCAACGACACCATCGCCGACGCCGAGCTCTCGCCGCTGGGCAAGTTTCGCACCTGCATGGAGGTGAACTTCTTCGGGTCGCTGGAGCTCACCAAGGggctgctgcccctgctccGCTCCGCCGGCGGCCGCATCGTCACTGTGAGCAGCCCCGCGGGTGAGCAGCCTTTGCCTTCAGCCACCCCCCCGGCACCCTGAGACTGGGCGTGGGTCGAGCATCCCCATGGTGTGGCACagctcccaccctccctgggcacctcCCTGGCACCCCGAGCCCTTTCCTTGTGCAGTGGCCGGGAGTGCAGCCCTATGCAAGCCCTCcccgtccctgcctgcccctggtcacgcaggcagctgcctgccacCCCGCTCACTCATCCTTTGGCTCCTGCAAGGTGACctgcccttcccctgcctgGCAGCCTACGGGGCCTCGAAGGCAGCCCTCAGCCTGCTCATGGACACCTTCCGCAGCGAGCTCCAGCCTTGGGGCGTCAAAGTCAGCATCATCCTGCCGGGCTACTATAAAACAGGTAAGAGGGTTGGCACCCGCTCACTGCCTGCACCCACGGGTAAAGGGCAGGTACCTCAGGGGGGGCAGAAGAGATGGTGATGGTCAGGATGCAGCTTCTGAGCATCCCCTGGGGATGGTGGCCATCCTGTGGCCTTTGGGCTgtggctggggagaggcagggtcAGGATCAAGTCCTGTCAGCAGATCCTCTGCCACCGAACCAGCTCAGCCACTTTTATGGCAGCGCCGTCCCCATTGCAGGCAGGGTCCGAGACCTCAGGTCCAGTCCTGGGCTATGAAGAGCCTCCATGGTCCTCTCACCCGTGCAGATCTCTGCCAGGGTTTCAGCAGAACCTTCCcaggaggctgggaggggactgggggctgctggtgcccgtgccaggggctggaggagggggggggccACGCAGCTCACTGGGTGGGGGGGCGCGTCCTTGCAGGGACGACGTGCGACCCTGCCTTCTGGAACCTGCAGAAGCAGCGGCTGGTGGCCAGCCTGCCCCGGGAGCTGCTGCAAGCTTACGGCGAGGACTACGTGGAGGAGATCAATCGCCAGTTCATCCAGTTCATGAAGGTGGCGGTGGAGGACCTGAGCGCGGTGGTGAACAGCATCACGGACGGGCTCCTGGCTGCCAACCCAGCCGTGCGCTACTACCCAGGGCAGGGCCTTGGGCTCATGTATTTCATACACCGCTACCTGCCCTATTTCGTCCGAGACTTGTTCTTAAAAGGATTCTTCATCAACCCCAAGCTGCCCCGGGCGCTGCGGCGAGAGCACCACGACGCCGCCAAGAAGGCCTGACCTCGGCTCGCACGCGGCCGCGGGGCAGGCGCGAGCCTCCTCCCGGGACCTCCAGGCACACCGGCCCCCGGGCGCGTGCGCAGCCGCCCCCATCGCCCTCCCGCCCCGCGGGGGAACAACCAGCACCAGACGTTCCGAACCAAATCGCTTTCCCCAATCAGGCAGACGCAGATCTATTTTCTATCGTGCCAGAATCAACGTTTTCTAGAGAccttgtttttgtatttttgctaaCCGGGCATCCTCCGAGGGGGCCGCCCCTGCCTGACTCTGCAGCTCCGCACCGCGGGCTGGGATGTACCTCGGGCCTTTCTCAGCCACCCGCCATCTCCCTCACTGCTGTCGGAGCTGCGAGCGTGTGTCTCCGTCAGCTCTCGGCTAGGTCAGGCCCGGGATCCTGCGGCCACTGCCGTGCCAGCCCTCGCCTCCCCGCCATCCATCACACACTCCACCTGCTgccggcgggcgcgggggccgAGGCCGGGCTGCAGAGCTCTTCACGAGATGAACTACGTGATtgtcactttttaaataaatctgttcTTGATACGCCACCGGGCTCCGGCAGCCTCCTTCCGCGGTGCAGCGCTGCGATGCCGGCTCAGGGATGCCCTGCCTGCGGGCAGAGCCGAGCTGGGTCCCAGCTGGCACCGCACCGAGCACCGTGGCAGGAGCCTTGCCCCACCACAGCAGTCAGCCTGCCAGGAAGAGCTGGCACCcgctccccactcctccccaccccaaaggCTTCCTTTTGCTTTGCCCTCACTCCGTGGCCCTGCCGGGCCCAGTGCCACACAGGGACAGCCCCACGCAGGAAGCCCAGGCGCAGGGGGACAAGCTTAGCAAAGCCAGGGGACGTGGCTCGCAGCTCCCTGGCCGCGTGGCTCGCTCCCTAcggctgcaggagcagggagggctaCATCTCCCAGGCACCCACCAGCTCAGCACCCAGCTGCACCCGCAGACCAGGCATCACACACAGCTTGGGGCCCAAAGAGCCCCACAGACAGCACGAGCCCCTTGCCTGTGGAGCCACACCGAGCTCCACCACCACCAGTATCAAATCCCCGGGTACGAGGCCCTGTGGCTGACACATGCTCCTCTTGGGGATcacagaaccgttttggttggaaaggacctttaagaccgagtccaaccattaacccagcactgccaaggccaccactaacccatgtccctcagcaccacatctacacggcttttaaatccccccagggatggggactccaccactgccctgggcagcctgcgccagtgcttgacaaccctttccatgaagaaattgtccctgatctccaacctaaacctcccctggcacaacttgaggccgtttcctctcgtcccatcacttgttacctgggaggagagaccgaccccccctcgctacaccctcctttcaggcagttgtagagagggagaaggtctcccctcagcctccttttctccaggctaaacccccaccaggtccctcagccgctccccatcacacttgtgctccagccTGTGGGAACAAGCACCCAAGTAAGCAGGGAGAGCAGAGTGCAGTAGGTAGATATTTATTGGTGTAGAGAGGACGGGAGCACGGGATAACAAACACTGCAGAGGTGACCACAACACAAGCTGGGATGGAGCCGCTGTCCATCAatccctcccagcagcagcaccgaGCACGTCAAGGCTTCTCCACTGTTACACCACCCCGGGGCATCTCCCAGCCCTCCAGTGCAAGCAGGAGCCAGCCTGGACACAGAGGAGCAAGGAGCAGGGCTGCCACGCCGTGCCCAGGGCTTGGCTCCCACCCCATAACCACAGAGGGGCAGGACCTGGACAGGGCGTGGGACAtctctgcccccagccctcctcagcACTCATCAGGGCGACCAAGTGGAGCCAGACCCCAGGGTTGTCCCCATCCGGCTCCATGGCAGTGCCAGCCCAGACGCCCTGTGGAGGAGGCTGTGCCAGCCTGGATGTGTGCCCCAGGGCGGTGCAGGGGTCCAGCACCATCCGCAGAGCCAAAAGGAGCCTTGACTCCTGCATGGTTGTGACAGTGGGTCTGTCCCAGCTCCGCCCCTGTcctggccagggctgctccATCTCTCCCAGGTCAGGGTTAGCTACAGAGGGACGCAGGGATTGCACACAGCAGCATGGGCTACGCTCCGAATCACACACATACTACACCTCACGGGAAGAACAGCGAGTAGGAGGCGTTCAGAGCACCACCAGAGAGGCCCCCACCACGGCAGACCCGCTGTGCTCCTCTGCGGTGCTGGGAACCCCTCGGAGGCAGCCACCCCCCCGGCTGGTACTTGCTCTCCGAGCGTAAGCGCACACAGCAGATGAGTACAGTAACACGGGGACTATGAGATACACAACAGGAGGTGTCCCTCCTGCCACACAGGGCCAAGCCTGTGCCACTGGTCCCTCCGGACCCCTCACGGCACACACAAATTATTCACAAGCTGCAGTGTGAGTTAACTAGCAACTGTACAGTTCTCCTCATCTGAGCCAGTTCCACAGACGGGACATCCCTGGAGTCTGGGCAAGGGGTAACTCAGGGAGTTAGGCAGGGGTCCCCCTCCCGATTCCAGAGGCAGGAGGGccgggcaggagcagagcaggcttAGAAGATGGGAATGTAGTTGTCGATCTTGGTCCTGTGCCGCTGGGCGATGCACTCCGCGATCCACACAATGTTGCGGCACTCCTGCTCCTTCAGCTTCACGAAGGCGTAGAAGACTCCGAAGTGGAACTGGTTGAGGAAGGCCAGCTTGTTCAGCTTCACCTGGGGAAAGGCCAGAGGAGGACACGTCACTTGTCCACCTCAGATGGGAGGAGGTGGTCAAGGCAAGCGTGTAGCAGCCTGGGAGGTCCCAGGACTTCTCCAGCAGGCTCAGGtatcctgctctgctcctctctaGGTCCTCAGGGAAGCTCTAACCAACAGCACATGGCTCAGGACAGGCTCTGACATGTGGAGGGGGAAATATTTACACCCTCATGTACTGTGAAAATCCTCCTTTCCCACATAATCACACTCTGGGTTTGCCATCGATGGACCCAATATCCACCAGCAGCCCCAAACTTGCCTCCTACACTGCTCTAATCTCTCTGGGTGAGAACATGGACTGAGCACCACGCTGGGCCCCCGTTtcctcaccagagcagagggctagcatccttttcctctcccccaaatccatccatccacagccctgctgacAGGGCAGCAGACACACTTGCTGCTACCCTGAGCTTTGCAAGCAGCACACGTAGGTACGTGTCTCAGGGCTCACTCACCTCGTGCTCAAAGAACCTGTCTTCAAGGGTCTTGTCTCCAGGGTTGCTGCCAGCCCCTTCAAACAGCAGCTTGTACTCCTGCAAGAAGATGTTACAAAGGATATACCCAAAGCTCCCCAAGCTTGACAGGGTTTCTGGGCCCCGTACATCAAACAGACACCCCAGCCAGCGTGCCAGGTCAGCAGAGGACACAGAAGCCAAGAGTCTGCCCTGCGTTGGCAAGGGGATGCTGCCGAGGCTGCGCTGTGCACACCCAGCTGCAGGCGGTCCCCAGAAGGGCAGGGAAAGCCTTTATTTCATCTATGAACTTGTCCAGCCAGAGATCCTGCCCCTTCTCTGAAACGTGCCGTTCTCAAAGCCGTATTGTCACTCTGAGTCTGCAGGGAGGACACCCCAGGTACAGACCCCTCCACGTACAGACGTGAGTGTCTGGGCCAGGCGCCCGTGCCCACGAACAGCAGCACACgccccagctgcctcagcaaGGGGACACTGAGCTCTCTGACTCCAAACAGGCCCCCAGTCATGCACGAGAGCAGCTTAAGGAACCCAGACACATCCAAGCGTCTCCTCCCAGGTCACAGTCTCGCCTGCGACCGAACCAGAGCTCAGTGACCCactggggctggagctgtggCACATCACTTCTCACTGAAGACAGGTTCCACCCCCCAACCAGCCAAAGAGAGACTGTCATTGCTGCAAGAGCACAgggccaacagcagcagcagcaaacagggCCCCACGCCAGGCTCTCAATCCACAGGTTCCCCTGATCCCTGAACTCTGATCCAGAGCAGGTCCTTGCACCAGTCCCCACAGCCCTCGCCACAAAGCACTCACAGGGTAGTAGTCAGCAACGTTTTTGACTTGTTCGTAGTCATCTGCTCTGGCCAGCTGAGCCAAGCCTTCAGGGTAGAGCTTGCCACAGTGGGGGAACAGCTTTGCTCGGTCCTCCTTGGACAACTCGGTACCAAATGAGTTAATGGTGATAATGAAGGCCCTCCGGTCAGCTTCAAACTGTGGGAGAAGAGCGGTTCA
It encodes the following:
- the HSD11B2 gene encoding 11-beta-hydroxysteroid dehydrogenase type 2, which encodes MEPGLERWAHGALWAALAGSLALRAARRALGPGRGLLLPLAALAALQGVCRACLPPPLGLALAAAAAALLLWRAAPRTLLPVAGRAVLVTGCDSGFGQATARHLDTLGFRVFASVLDPQGPGAQELRRSCSPRLTLLQMDLTKPEDIQRVLQHIQAHTNSTGLWGLVNNAGFNDTIADAELSPLGKFRTCMEVNFFGSLELTKGLLPLLRSAGGRIVTVSSPAGDLPFPCLAAYGASKAALSLLMDTFRSELQPWGVKVSIILPGYYKTGTTCDPAFWNLQKQRLVASLPRELLQAYGEDYVEEINRQFIQFMKVAVEDLSAVVNSITDGLLAANPAVRYYPGQGLGLMYFIHRYLPYFVRDLFLKGFFINPKLPRALRREHHDAAKKA